In Luteibacter mycovicinus, a genomic segment contains:
- the pabC gene encoding aminodeoxychorismate lyase, translating to MSARVSVDFVDGDRIPAADRGFTYGDGVFETLRMVDGRVPLWPRHVARLRDGCTRLRMPVPDVDAILAEVERLATDLSDAVVRVTLSRGDGMRGYAPPQPQRPRVVVQVAPLSLDAGAYAEGVSVRLCDTRLATQPLLAGMKHLNRLEQVLARAEWSDATWTEGLMLDDRGDVVCATAANVFAVFDGRLVTPPVDRCGVAGVARAEVLAIRNVEVAPISPLRLAEADEVFLTSAVRGMLPVRVFATRSWQPGPVTRALQAHWGRLGLPLPVGFEDSDR from the coding sequence ATGAGCGCGCGCGTTTCCGTGGATTTCGTCGATGGCGACCGTATCCCGGCGGCCGACCGGGGTTTCACTTACGGCGACGGGGTGTTTGAAACATTACGCATGGTCGACGGGCGCGTCCCGCTGTGGCCGCGGCACGTGGCCCGGCTGCGCGATGGTTGCACGCGCCTGCGCATGCCCGTGCCGGACGTGGATGCGATCCTCGCTGAAGTGGAGCGCCTTGCCACGGACCTGAGCGATGCGGTGGTCCGCGTCACGCTCAGCCGTGGCGATGGCATGCGCGGGTATGCGCCGCCACAGCCGCAACGGCCACGCGTGGTCGTGCAGGTCGCTCCGCTGTCGCTGGATGCCGGCGCCTACGCGGAGGGTGTTTCCGTCCGTCTTTGCGACACCCGCCTCGCCACGCAGCCTCTGCTGGCCGGGATGAAGCATCTCAATCGTCTGGAGCAGGTGCTGGCCCGTGCCGAATGGTCCGATGCCACCTGGACCGAGGGTCTCATGCTCGACGATCGCGGCGACGTTGTCTGTGCCACCGCCGCCAACGTGTTTGCTGTCTTCGATGGGCGACTGGTGACGCCACCGGTGGATCGCTGCGGTGTCGCCGGTGTGGCGCGTGCCGAAGTGCTCGCCATTCGCAACGTCGAGGTAGCTCCGATCAGCCCCTTGCGACTTGCCGAAGCCGACGAGGTCTTCCTCACGTCGGCCGTTCGGGGCATGCTTCCCGTTCGGGTCTTCGCGACCCGGTCGTGGCAGCCCGGTCCCGTCACGCGTGCGCTTCAGGCGCACTGGGGACGTCTGGGCCTGCCGTTGCCTGTCGGCTTCGAGGATTCCGATCGATGA
- a CDS encoding aminodeoxychorismate synthase component I: MAFVTRTLAGRRDLLAPAASYPARYPALLASAVTGTPQSRFDILFAAGTESLTLYADGVVRDARGDVIEGSFLDALDAAWSRRRRPRVDDGLPFHGGWVVYLAYELVGQIEPGLHLPASNGAAPVAIALRAPAAAVVDHIERRTVLVAEETAPEWLDRLESDLALDAPSMALATPLAVDEDEPRRFLDGVTRIHEHLRAGDVFQVNLSRRWCARFAQAPLPASLMLALRKANPAPFAGLLQQPGWAIVSSSPERLVESRGGVLQTRPIAGTRPRVAGDDDVEKIRELTSHPKERAEHVMLIDLERNDLGRVCVPGSVRVDELMVVESYAHVHHIVSNVSGRAREGITPGQIIAATFPGGTITGCPKVRCMEIIGALEQEARGAYTGALGYLDDQGDMDLNILIRTLTVEGTEVSFRAGAGIVTDSVPEKELDETRAKARGLLRVFGAG, from the coding sequence TTGGCTTTCGTCACGCGAACCCTGGCCGGCCGGCGCGATCTCCTCGCGCCGGCCGCGTCGTATCCGGCGCGCTATCCGGCGTTGCTGGCCAGTGCCGTCACCGGAACGCCGCAATCGCGTTTCGACATCCTGTTTGCCGCCGGCACCGAATCCCTCACGCTGTACGCGGACGGTGTCGTTCGCGATGCACGCGGCGATGTCATCGAGGGAAGCTTTCTCGACGCGCTCGATGCGGCGTGGTCGCGACGTCGCAGGCCGCGTGTCGATGACGGCCTGCCGTTTCACGGCGGCTGGGTCGTATATCTGGCATACGAACTGGTGGGGCAGATCGAGCCGGGCCTGCATCTGCCGGCATCGAACGGTGCGGCACCGGTGGCCATCGCCTTGCGTGCGCCAGCCGCCGCGGTGGTCGACCACATCGAGCGGCGCACCGTTCTCGTCGCGGAAGAAACGGCCCCGGAGTGGCTCGATCGTCTTGAGAGCGATCTCGCGCTTGACGCCCCGTCGATGGCGCTGGCGACGCCGCTCGCCGTCGACGAAGACGAGCCACGACGTTTCCTCGATGGCGTCACGCGTATCCACGAGCACCTGCGTGCGGGCGACGTTTTTCAGGTGAATCTCTCACGGCGCTGGTGTGCGCGTTTCGCCCAGGCGCCGTTACCGGCCAGCCTGATGCTCGCGCTGCGCAAGGCCAATCCGGCGCCGTTCGCCGGGCTGCTGCAGCAACCGGGCTGGGCCATCGTCAGTTCGTCACCCGAGCGCCTGGTCGAGTCGCGCGGCGGCGTGCTGCAGACGCGGCCGATCGCCGGTACGCGACCGCGTGTCGCCGGCGATGACGACGTGGAGAAAATTCGCGAACTCACCTCGCATCCGAAGGAGCGTGCCGAGCACGTCATGCTGATCGACCTCGAGCGCAACGATCTCGGGCGTGTCTGCGTGCCGGGCAGCGTCCGCGTCGACGAGCTGATGGTGGTGGAGAGCTACGCTCACGTGCATCACATCGTCAGCAACGTGTCGGGTCGCGCACGCGAGGGGATCACGCCCGGACAGATCATCGCGGCGACGTTCCCTGGCGGAACGATCACCGGTTGTCCGAAGGTTCGGTGCATGGAGATCATCGGCGCACTGGAGCAGGAGGCGCGTGGTGCGTACACGGGCGCGCTGGGCTATCTGGATGACCAGGGCGACATGGATCTCAACATCCTGATCCGTACCCTGACCGTCGAAGGGACCGAGGTCTCGTTCCGTGCGGGCGCGGGCATCGTGACCGACTCCGTGCCGGAGAAGGAACTCGACGAGACGCGGGCCAAGGCGCGCGGCTTGCTGCGGGTGTTCGGCGCCGGATGA
- the fabF gene encoding beta-ketoacyl-ACP synthase II, giving the protein MSKRRVVVTGMGIISPVGNDVATAWKNVVEGNTGIGPVSEFDASAYSTRIAGEVKGFDPVDAFFVGTDTPDDERRSVAKDFKRMDPFIHYGIVAGTHAFRQSGLVVTDENAGRIGVAAGAGIGGLHTIEGTALELHEKGPRKVSPFYVPSSIINMVAGNLSIYHGLKGPNIALVSACTTAAHNIGMAMRLIQYGDADAMIAGGAEFATTPTAMAGFCSAKAMSTRNDDPAHASRPWDTGRDGFLLSNGAGMLMLEEYEHAMARGATILAELVGFGMSGDAYHITAPSGDGAELAMRNALHDAGLTAEDVRYVNAHGTSTPVGDLGEARAIRNVFGEHATKQGAFSVSSTKSVTGHLLGAAGGVEAIFSIMAIRDGIMPPTMNLENVDPEVAALGMDLVPNKAEKADIDVVVSNSFGFGGTNGTLVFRRV; this is encoded by the coding sequence ATGAGTAAACGACGTGTGGTAGTGACCGGTATGGGCATCATCTCGCCGGTCGGCAACGATGTCGCCACCGCCTGGAAGAATGTGGTCGAAGGCAATACCGGCATCGGTCCGGTGAGTGAATTCGACGCCAGCGCCTATAGCACCCGTATCGCGGGCGAGGTCAAGGGGTTCGATCCTGTCGACGCCTTCTTCGTCGGTACCGATACGCCGGACGACGAGCGTCGTTCGGTCGCCAAGGATTTCAAGCGGATGGATCCGTTCATCCACTACGGCATCGTCGCCGGCACGCATGCGTTCCGTCAGTCGGGTCTCGTGGTGACCGATGAAAACGCGGGCCGCATCGGTGTCGCGGCAGGCGCCGGTATCGGTGGCCTGCACACGATCGAAGGCACGGCGCTCGAGCTTCACGAGAAGGGTCCCCGTAAGGTGTCGCCGTTCTACGTGCCCAGCTCCATCATCAACATGGTGGCCGGCAACCTGTCGATCTACCACGGCCTCAAGGGCCCGAACATCGCGCTCGTGTCGGCATGCACCACCGCCGCGCACAACATCGGCATGGCCATGCGTCTGATCCAGTACGGCGATGCCGATGCGATGATCGCCGGCGGTGCGGAATTCGCCACGACGCCGACGGCGATGGCGGGCTTCTGCTCGGCCAAGGCCATGTCCACGCGCAACGACGACCCGGCGCACGCCAGCCGTCCTTGGGACACCGGTCGCGACGGCTTCCTGCTGTCCAATGGCGCCGGCATGCTGATGCTCGAGGAATACGAGCACGCCATGGCGCGCGGTGCCACCATCCTGGCCGAGCTCGTCGGCTTCGGTATGAGCGGCGACGCGTACCACATCACCGCGCCGAGCGGCGACGGTGCGGAACTGGCCATGCGCAACGCACTGCACGACGCCGGCCTGACCGCCGAAGACGTGCGCTACGTCAACGCGCACGGTACCTCCACGCCGGTGGGCGATCTGGGCGAAGCCAGGGCCATCCGCAACGTGTTCGGCGAACACGCCACGAAGCAGGGCGCGTTCTCGGTCAGCTCGACCAAGTCCGTCACCGGTCATCTGCTGGGTGCCGCGGGTGGTGTCGAAGCCATCTTCTCGATCATGGCGATTCGCGACGGCATCATGCCGCCGACGATGAACCTCGAGAACGTGGATCCGGAAGTCGCCGCGCTCGGCATGGATCTGGTGCCGAACAAAGCGGAGAAGGCCGACATCGACGTCGTCGTATCGAACTCGTTCGGCTTCGGCGGAACCAACGGTACGCTCGTCTTCCGTCGCGTCTGA
- the acpP gene encoding acyl carrier protein translates to MSTIEERVKKIVVEQLGVKEDEVTTNASFVDDLGADSLDTVELVMALEEEFECEIPDEEAEKITTVQQAVDYVKAHVKA, encoded by the coding sequence ATGAGCACCATCGAAGAGCGCGTCAAGAAAATCGTCGTTGAACAGCTGGGCGTTAAGGAAGACGAAGTCACCACCAACGCTTCGTTCGTGGACGATCTCGGCGCCGATTCGCTCGACACCGTTGAGCTCGTGATGGCCCTCGAAGAAGAGTTCGAGTGCGAGATCCCGGACGAAGAAGCTGAGAAGATCACCACGGTTCAGCAGGCGGTCGATTACGTCAAGGCCCACGTCAAGGCCTGA
- the fabG gene encoding 3-oxoacyl-ACP reductase FabG yields MTQSLKGEVALVTGASRGIGAAIADRLAALGAIVFGTATSEAGAQAISERLAPHGGHGRVLNVTDPAAIEALIDAVARETGAVSILVNNAGITRDQLLMRMKEDDWSAIIETNLTSVFRTSKAVMRGMMKARKGRIISIASVVGVTGNPGQANYAAAKAGIIAFSKSLAREIGSRGITVNVVAPGFIDTDMTRALPEEQRTALLAGIALGHLGESEDIAEAVAFLASPAAKYITGETLHVNGGMYMP; encoded by the coding sequence ATGACCCAGTCCCTGAAGGGTGAAGTCGCCCTCGTCACCGGCGCCAGTCGCGGTATCGGCGCGGCGATCGCCGATCGGCTCGCCGCGCTCGGCGCGATCGTTTTCGGTACGGCCACCAGCGAGGCCGGTGCGCAGGCCATCAGCGAGCGCCTCGCGCCGCACGGCGGCCACGGCCGCGTGCTCAACGTCACGGACCCTGCCGCGATCGAGGCGCTGATCGACGCGGTCGCCAGGGAGACCGGTGCTGTTTCCATCCTGGTGAATAACGCCGGCATAACGCGCGACCAGCTGCTCATGCGCATGAAGGAAGACGACTGGAGCGCGATCATCGAGACCAATCTGACCTCGGTGTTCCGTACGTCCAAGGCCGTCATGCGCGGCATGATGAAGGCACGCAAGGGTCGCATCATCAGCATCGCCTCGGTCGTGGGCGTCACCGGCAACCCCGGTCAGGCCAATTACGCGGCCGCCAAGGCGGGCATCATCGCGTTCTCCAAGTCGCTGGCCCGCGAGATCGGCTCACGTGGCATCACGGTCAACGTGGTGGCGCCGGGTTTCATCGACACCGACATGACCCGCGCCCTGCCGGAGGAGCAGCGCACGGCGCTGCTGGCCGGCATCGCCCTGGGGCACCTGGGTGAATCGGAGGATATCGCCGAAGCCGTGGCCTTCCTGGCCTCGCCCGCGGCGAAATACATCACCGGCGAGACGCTCCACGTCAACGGCGGCATGTACATGCCCTGA
- the fabD gene encoding ACP S-malonyltransferase: protein MTSSSASLAFVFPGQGSQSVGMLADLAAAHPEVRATFDEASAGAGVDLWDISQNGPEEKLNSTENTQPALLAASVAVWRVWVKQGGVMPAFLSGHSLGEYSALVAAGALSLKDAAGLVAERGRLMQAAVPAGVGAMAAIIGGDDAQIAQVCEEVAQGQVVAPANFNSPGQLVIAGHAEAVDRALARLAELGVKKAVKLAVSVPSHCMLMRDAADRLGEKMAAIEWSMPSIPVIQNADAAAHTSVEDIRGALMRQLYLPVRWTECVQALAAAGVTQALECGPGKVLAGLIKRIDKSVEAKPIGAPADLDAALAAVQA, encoded by the coding sequence ATGACCTCATCCAGCGCCTCGCTCGCCTTCGTTTTCCCTGGCCAGGGTTCGCAGTCCGTCGGCATGCTTGCCGACCTCGCCGCCGCGCACCCTGAAGTCCGTGCCACCTTTGACGAAGCTTCCGCGGGCGCCGGTGTCGATCTGTGGGACATCAGCCAGAACGGCCCGGAAGAAAAGCTCAACAGCACCGAGAACACGCAGCCGGCACTCCTGGCCGCCAGCGTTGCCGTCTGGCGTGTCTGGGTGAAGCAGGGCGGTGTCATGCCGGCCTTCCTCTCCGGCCATAGCCTCGGCGAGTACAGCGCGCTGGTCGCCGCGGGCGCCTTGTCCCTGAAGGATGCCGCCGGGCTGGTCGCCGAGCGTGGCCGCCTGATGCAGGCCGCCGTGCCGGCTGGCGTGGGCGCCATGGCTGCGATCATCGGTGGCGACGACGCCCAGATCGCCCAGGTCTGTGAAGAAGTGGCCCAGGGGCAGGTCGTCGCTCCGGCCAACTTCAACTCGCCGGGCCAGCTGGTGATCGCGGGTCACGCCGAGGCGGTGGACCGCGCTCTGGCGCGTCTTGCCGAGCTCGGCGTGAAGAAGGCGGTGAAACTGGCCGTTTCCGTGCCGTCGCATTGCATGCTGATGCGCGATGCCGCCGATCGCCTCGGCGAAAAGATGGCCGCCATCGAGTGGTCGATGCCGTCGATTCCGGTGATTCAGAACGCCGACGCCGCGGCGCACACCTCGGTCGAGGACATTCGTGGGGCGCTGATGCGCCAGCTCTACCTGCCGGTACGCTGGACCGAATGTGTCCAGGCGCTGGCCGCCGCCGGGGTGACTCAGGCGCTCGAGTGCGGTCCGGGCAAGGTTCTGGCGGGTCTTATCAAGCGTATCGACAAGTCGGTGGAGGCGAAGCCCATCGGCGCGCCTGCCGACCTCGATGCCGCCCTGGCGGCCGTGCAGGCCTGA
- a CDS encoding beta-ketoacyl-ACP synthase III, giving the protein MKYARIIGTGSALPDRVVTNADLEKIVDTSDEWIRTRTGITERHIAADGETTSDLAFLAAQRALEAAGVKASDIDLIVVGTTTPDLIFPSTACLVQHRLGANGCAAFDVNAACSGFVYALGVANAFIRSGQSKRALVIGAETLTRMVDWTERESCVLFGDGAGAVVLDASDEPGIYTTRMRADGGFKHLLFNPVGVSVGFTDAPNHGVKITMLGREVFKVAVKTLDALVGETLADAGMTEDQVDWLIPHQANLRIIEATAKRLNMSMDRVIVTVDKHANTSSGSVPLALDYAVRSGKVKRGQNLLLEAFGGGFTWASALLRY; this is encoded by the coding sequence CTGAAATACGCCCGCATCATAGGCACCGGCAGCGCACTTCCCGACAGGGTGGTCACCAATGCCGACCTCGAAAAGATCGTCGACACCAGTGACGAATGGATTCGCACGCGCACGGGTATCACCGAGCGCCACATCGCCGCGGACGGCGAAACCACCAGCGATCTCGCCTTCCTTGCCGCGCAGCGTGCGCTCGAGGCGGCTGGCGTCAAGGCCAGCGACATCGACCTGATCGTCGTCGGTACGACGACGCCGGATCTCATCTTTCCGTCCACCGCCTGTCTGGTTCAGCACCGGCTGGGTGCCAACGGCTGTGCCGCGTTCGACGTCAATGCGGCCTGCTCGGGCTTCGTTTACGCCCTGGGCGTGGCCAATGCGTTCATTCGCAGCGGACAGTCGAAGCGCGCGCTGGTGATCGGTGCCGAGACGCTGACCCGCATGGTCGACTGGACCGAGCGCGAGAGTTGCGTTCTCTTCGGTGACGGCGCCGGCGCGGTCGTTCTCGATGCGTCCGACGAACCGGGCATCTACACGACGCGCATGCGCGCCGACGGCGGATTCAAGCATCTGCTGTTCAACCCGGTCGGCGTATCCGTCGGCTTCACCGACGCGCCCAACCATGGGGTGAAGATCACCATGCTTGGCCGCGAGGTGTTCAAGGTCGCGGTGAAGACGCTCGACGCGCTGGTCGGTGAGACGCTCGCCGACGCGGGCATGACCGAGGACCAGGTCGACTGGCTGATCCCTCACCAGGCCAACCTTCGGATCATCGAGGCAACGGCCAAGCGGCTGAACATGTCGATGGACCGCGTGATCGTCACGGTCGACAAGCACGCCAACACCTCGTCGGGTTCGGTGCCGCTGGCGCTCGATTACGCCGTCCGGTCGGGCAAGGTGAAGCGCGGGCAGAATCTGCTGCTCGAGGCGTTCGGCGGCGGGTTTACCTGGGCGTCCGCGCTTCTGAGGTATTGA
- the rpmF gene encoding 50S ribosomal protein L32 yields MAVAKSRKTPSTRGMRRSHDALTTVQLSTDPTSGEVHLRHHVTKDGFYRGKKVIDTRGAVEVED; encoded by the coding sequence ATGGCCGTTGCCAAGAGCCGCAAGACCCCGTCCACCCGCGGCATGCGTCGTTCGCACGATGCGCTGACCACCGTTCAGCTGTCGACCGACCCGACGAGCGGCGAAGTCCACCTGCGTCACCACGTGACCAAGGACGGCTTCTACCGTGGTAAGAAGGTCATCGACACCCGCGGCGCGGTTGAAGTCGAAGACTGA
- a CDS encoding YceD family protein encodes MSVFTRLGEVIASTEGDVTYELDFGTDDFGTKYVAVRATAPLTLICQRSLEPFVLPVEVDTRLGLIVRESEEAGLPPGYEALLVEDDGKLNPIATIEDELLLVLPLVPVNPDYELPDDMLGAGEEEEPLPEKTENPFAALRGLIK; translated from the coding sequence GTGTCGGTTTTCACCCGTCTCGGAGAAGTCATCGCGTCCACCGAGGGTGACGTGACCTACGAACTGGACTTCGGCACCGACGACTTCGGCACGAAGTACGTAGCCGTCCGTGCGACAGCACCGTTGACACTCATCTGTCAGCGATCGCTCGAGCCGTTCGTGCTGCCGGTCGAAGTCGATACGCGTCTCGGACTGATCGTGCGTGAGAGTGAGGAAGCCGGGCTTCCGCCGGGTTACGAGGCTTTGCTGGTCGAAGACGACGGCAAGCTCAATCCCATCGCGACGATCGAAGATGAACTGCTGTTGGTGCTGCCCCTGGTCCCGGTCAATCCGGACTATGAGTTGCCCGACGACATGCTTGGAGCCGGTGAGGAAGAAGAACCCTTGCCGGAAAAGACCGAAAACCCGTTCGCGGCACTCCGCGGACTCATTAAGTAA
- a CDS encoding Maf family protein, whose product MVVLASTSHYRAGLLRRLLDDFGQVSPGTDEAALPGEAPASRAARLAEAKARAVAALRPGSVVIGSDQVADLDGTVLDKPGTVHQAHRQLAASSGHDVVFHTAVCVIDAQGDALTHVDETRVTFRTLTQADIERYVERERPLDCAGSFKCEGLGIALFERIVNEDPTALVGLPLIATSRLLRAAGVELP is encoded by the coding sequence ATGGTCGTCCTCGCATCGACCTCCCACTACCGGGCCGGCCTGCTGCGGCGCCTGCTCGATGACTTCGGGCAAGTTTCGCCCGGTACGGATGAAGCAGCCCTTCCCGGCGAAGCGCCCGCCTCCCGCGCAGCCCGTCTGGCGGAGGCGAAAGCGCGCGCGGTCGCCGCCCTCCGCCCCGGCAGCGTCGTGATCGGATCCGATCAGGTCGCCGATCTCGACGGCACCGTGCTGGACAAGCCCGGCACCGTCCATCAGGCCCACCGGCAGCTCGCCGCGAGCTCGGGCCATGACGTGGTCTTTCACACGGCCGTCTGCGTCATCGATGCGCAAGGCGACGCACTGACCCACGTCGACGAAACCCGGGTGACGTTCCGAACCCTCACCCAGGCGGACATCGAACGCTACGTGGAACGCGAGCGGCCACTCGACTGCGCGGGGAGCTTCAAGTGCGAAGGACTGGGTATCGCCCTGTTCGAGCGCATCGTCAACGAAGACCCTACGGCGCTGGTCGGTCTGCCGCTGATCGCGACGTCACGCCTGCTGCGCGCCGCGGGCGTCGAACTCCCCTGA
- a CDS encoding ArnT family glycosyltransferase yields the protein MRELPVLAMSMRDRSSVAARARSWRGTFLVLFALALLGKLFIACTLSPFGDEAFYWQESLTPAWGYSDLPPLTAWLIAVSEACFGHGLLSMRLPFLLIGACIPWQVGSIARRYGGEVARWQAATFALSLPLVGSLGVLALPDVPLTFAIVLASQGLIAALEKNLYRDWTLLGLALAIAWMTHYRAAMPMLGGLVFLVATARGRAQWRRPGIWLALALASIGLVPIVLYNMASRGAGVAFQLVDRNPWQFHADALVQPLEQAVACTPVAWVVMLWALWRSWRRRAEAPFDVVAAIAGTFVLAYFVLGLFADDVRFRAHWPLPAYTLLCAALPLLLEDAARGWRRAARGGFALAALGLVIGLAYLGLAASPSGARMLSGAKAFPANFTGWRESSAAVARVLRADPSLVVVADNFMLAAELRFALGGGREIYALDSPLNTKHGRARQLADWGLDEIGLSLHEGSRLLLVVDETALRERERRDWLGSVCSRVALGESVTRLDLFDKRRRFALYRAGPAPPTSEPGLADPDACRVWTAAARAGG from the coding sequence ATGCGTGAGCTCCCCGTCCTGGCCATGTCGATGCGAGATCGTTCGAGTGTAGCGGCGCGCGCGCGATCCTGGCGAGGCACGTTTCTCGTCCTGTTCGCGCTGGCGCTGCTGGGCAAGCTTTTCATCGCATGCACCTTGTCGCCCTTCGGTGACGAAGCGTTCTACTGGCAGGAGAGCCTCACACCCGCATGGGGCTACAGCGACCTTCCGCCCCTCACGGCGTGGCTGATCGCGGTATCGGAGGCGTGCTTCGGTCACGGCCTTCTGTCGATGCGCCTGCCATTTCTGCTGATCGGTGCCTGCATCCCGTGGCAGGTCGGCTCGATCGCGAGACGCTACGGTGGTGAGGTAGCGCGCTGGCAGGCGGCGACCTTCGCCCTGAGCCTTCCGCTGGTTGGATCGCTGGGTGTGCTGGCGTTGCCCGATGTACCGCTGACCTTCGCCATCGTGCTTGCCTCGCAAGGTTTGATCGCCGCACTTGAGAAAAATCTGTATCGCGACTGGACGCTGCTCGGCCTGGCGCTGGCGATCGCCTGGATGACCCACTATCGCGCCGCCATGCCGATGCTTGGCGGCCTCGTGTTTCTGGTCGCCACCGCGCGCGGCAGGGCGCAGTGGCGGCGTCCCGGCATCTGGCTTGCGCTGGCTCTGGCGTCGATCGGTCTCGTGCCCATCGTGCTCTACAACATGGCGTCGCGCGGCGCCGGTGTGGCGTTTCAGCTGGTCGACCGGAATCCCTGGCAGTTTCATGCGGATGCGCTGGTGCAGCCGCTGGAGCAGGCCGTGGCCTGCACACCCGTCGCATGGGTGGTGATGCTCTGGGCGCTGTGGCGAAGCTGGCGCCGTCGCGCGGAGGCGCCCTTCGATGTCGTCGCGGCTATCGCGGGCACGTTCGTCCTTGCTTACTTCGTGCTTGGCCTGTTCGCGGACGACGTGCGCTTTCGTGCGCACTGGCCGCTGCCCGCTTACACGCTGCTGTGCGCCGCACTACCGTTACTGCTCGAGGATGCCGCGCGCGGATGGCGCAGGGCGGCGCGCGGTGGATTTGCGCTCGCGGCGCTGGGGCTGGTCATCGGGCTGGCCTATCTCGGTCTTGCCGCGTCGCCGTCGGGCGCCCGCATGCTTTCGGGAGCCAAGGCGTTTCCGGCGAATTTCACGGGCTGGCGGGAGTCCTCGGCCGCGGTCGCGAGGGTATTGCGCGCGGACCCATCCCTGGTCGTGGTGGCCGACAACTTCATGCTGGCGGCGGAACTGCGTTTCGCACTCGGCGGCGGGCGCGAGATCTATGCGCTCGACAGTCCGCTGAACACGAAGCATGGTCGCGCAAGACAGCTCGCCGACTGGGGTCTGGATGAAATAGGACTGTCCCTGCATGAGGGCTCGCGGTTGCTGCTCGTGGTCGACGAAACCGCGCTGCGTGAGCGTGAGAGGCGCGACTGGCTGGGATCGGTGTGTTCGCGCGTGGCGCTGGGTGAGTCGGTGACTCGTCTTGACCTGTTCGACAAGCGGCGTCGTTTTGCCTTGTATCGTGCCGGGCCGGCGCCGCCGACGTCGGAGCCGGGTCTCGCGGACCCCGACGCCTGCCGGGTTTGGACCGCTGCCGCGCGCGCCGGCGGCTGA
- a CDS encoding AAA family ATPase, protein MSATNPLNDEMLRHRLDGALAQVNGVLLGKPRQVKLAFACLIAGGHLLLEDVPGVGKTTLAHALAATFDLEFQRIQFTSDLLPSDIIGVSVYERETGEFRFHPGPIFTSLLLADEINRATPKSQSALLEAMAEGQVTVDGVTHELPRPFFVVATQNPLDLAGTFPLPDSQLDRFMLRLSLDYPDPAAERALLIGEDRRDMMASLSPRLDIAAIDQLHAASQAVKVTGTLLDYLQALLTASRKHSEVRVGLSPRAGLALLAASRAWALLSGRDYVIPEDVQTVFVPTAAHRLVPGRGSQREVIARAILAETAVP, encoded by the coding sequence ATGTCCGCAACGAATCCACTCAACGATGAAATGCTGCGCCATCGACTCGATGGCGCCCTCGCACAGGTCAACGGCGTACTTCTGGGCAAGCCACGACAGGTCAAGCTGGCGTTCGCCTGCCTGATCGCCGGAGGACACCTGCTACTCGAAGACGTCCCGGGTGTCGGCAAGACCACGCTTGCTCATGCGCTGGCGGCCACCTTCGACCTCGAGTTCCAGCGCATCCAGTTCACCAGCGACCTGCTGCCTTCGGACATTATCGGGGTCAGCGTGTACGAGCGCGAGACCGGCGAGTTCCGTTTCCATCCCGGCCCGATCTTCACCAGCCTCCTGCTGGCGGACGAGATCAACCGCGCCACGCCGAAATCGCAGAGCGCCCTGCTCGAGGCCATGGCCGAGGGACAGGTCACCGTGGACGGTGTGACGCACGAACTGCCTCGCCCCTTCTTCGTCGTCGCGACGCAGAATCCGCTGGATCTCGCCGGCACGTTCCCTCTGCCTGATTCGCAGCTCGATCGCTTCATGCTGCGCCTGAGCCTCGACTACCCCGACCCCGCCGCCGAACGCGCGCTGCTGATCGGCGAGGACCGCCGCGACATGATGGCCTCGCTCAGTCCACGCCTCGACATCGCGGCGATCGACCAGTTGCATGCGGCATCCCAGGCGGTGAAGGTCACCGGCACCCTGCTCGACTACCTGCAGGCCCTGCTGACGGCCAGCCGTAAACACAGCGAAGTGCGGGTCGGCCTGTCGCCCCGCGCCGGACTCGCCCTGCTTGCGGCATCGCGCGCGTGGGCGTTGCTGAGCGGCCGTGACTACGTCATTCCCGAGGACGTCCAGACCGTGTTCGTCCCCACCGCCGCGCACCGACTGGTGCCCGGACGGGGAAGCCAGCGCGAGGTCATTGCCCGGGCGATTCTCGCCGAGACCGCGGTGCCCTGA